A window from Canis lupus baileyi chromosome 4, mCanLup2.hap1, whole genome shotgun sequence encodes these proteins:
- the UBLCP1 gene encoding ubiquitin-like domain-containing CTD phosphatase 1 isoform X2, whose protein sequence is MALPIIVKWGGQEYSVTTLSEDDTVLDLKQFLKTLTGVLPERQKLLGLKVKGKPAENDVKLGALKLKPNTKIMMMGTREESLEDVLGPPPDNDDVVNDFDIEDEVVEVENREENLLKISRRVKEYKVEILNPPREGKKLLVLDVDYTLFDHRSCAETGVELMRPYLHEFLTSAYEDYDIVIWSATNMKWIEAKMKVKPLGVIWGKFSEFYSKKNTIMFDDIGRNFLMNPQNGLKIRPFMKAHLNRDKDKELLKLTQYLKEIAKLDDFLDLNHKYWERYLSKKQGQ, encoded by the exons ATGGCTCTTCCTATCATTGTAAAATGGGGTGGACAGGAATATTCAGTGACCACACTTTCAGAAGATGATACCGTGCTAGATCTCAAACAGTTTCTTAAGACTCTTACAGGAGTGCTACCAGAACGCCAAAAGTTACTTGGACTCAAAGTTAAAG GCAAACCTGCAGAAAATGATGTTAAGCTTGGAGCTCTCAAACTGAAACCAAATACTAAAATCATGATGATGGGAACTCGTGAGGAGAGCTTG GAAGATGTCTTAGGTCCACCTCCTGACAATGATGATGTTGTCAACGACTTTGATATTGAAGATGAAGTAGTTGAAGTAGAAAATAG ggAAGAAAACCTACTGAAAATTTCTCGTAGAGTGAAAGAGTATAAAGTGGAAATTTTGAATCCTCCCAGGGAAGGGAAAAAGCTTTTGGTACTAGATGTTGATTATACATTATTTG ACCATAGGTCTTGTGCAGAGACTGGAGTAGAATTAATGCGGCCATATCTTCACGAATTCCTAACATCTGCATATGAGGATTATGACATTGTTATTTGGT CTGCAACAAATATGAAGTGGATTGAAGCTAAAATGAAA GTAAAGCCTCTTGGTGTTATATGGGGAAAGTTTTCAGAGTTTTACAGCAAAAAAAACACTATAATGTTTGATGACATAGGAAGAAATTTTCTAATGAACCCACAGAATGGACTAAAG ATAAGGCCTTTTATGAAAGCTCACCTAAATCGAGATAAagacaaagaacttttaaaactaacTCAGTACCTCAAGGAGATAGCAAAATTAGATGACTTTTTGGACCTAAATCACAAATATTGGGAAAG GTATCTGTCAAAGAAGCAAGGACAGTAG
- the UBLCP1 gene encoding ubiquitin-like domain-containing CTD phosphatase 1 isoform X1 has translation MALPIIVKWGGQEYSVTTLSEDDTVLDLKQFLKTLTGVLPERQKLLGLKVKGKPAENDVKLGALKLKPNTKIMMMGTREESLEDVLGPPPDNDDVVNDFDIEDEVVEVENREENLLKISRRVKEYKVEILNPPREGKKLLVLDVDYTLFDHRSCAETGVELMRPYLHEFLTSAYEDYDIVIWSATNMKWIEAKMKELGVSTNANYKITFMLDSAAMITVHTPRRGLIDVKPLGVIWGKFSEFYSKKNTIMFDDIGRNFLMNPQNGLKIRPFMKAHLNRDKDKELLKLTQYLKEIAKLDDFLDLNHKYWERYLSKKQGQ, from the exons ATGGCTCTTCCTATCATTGTAAAATGGGGTGGACAGGAATATTCAGTGACCACACTTTCAGAAGATGATACCGTGCTAGATCTCAAACAGTTTCTTAAGACTCTTACAGGAGTGCTACCAGAACGCCAAAAGTTACTTGGACTCAAAGTTAAAG GCAAACCTGCAGAAAATGATGTTAAGCTTGGAGCTCTCAAACTGAAACCAAATACTAAAATCATGATGATGGGAACTCGTGAGGAGAGCTTG GAAGATGTCTTAGGTCCACCTCCTGACAATGATGATGTTGTCAACGACTTTGATATTGAAGATGAAGTAGTTGAAGTAGAAAATAG ggAAGAAAACCTACTGAAAATTTCTCGTAGAGTGAAAGAGTATAAAGTGGAAATTTTGAATCCTCCCAGGGAAGGGAAAAAGCTTTTGGTACTAGATGTTGATTATACATTATTTG ACCATAGGTCTTGTGCAGAGACTGGAGTAGAATTAATGCGGCCATATCTTCACGAATTCCTAACATCTGCATATGAGGATTATGACATTGTTATTTGGT CTGCAACAAATATGAAGTGGATTGAAGCTAAAATGAAA GAGCTAGGAGTGAGCACAAATGCAAATTATAAGATTACCTTCATGTTGGACAGTGCTGCTATGATAACAGTGCACACTCCAAGGAGAGGATTAATAGAC GTAAAGCCTCTTGGTGTTATATGGGGAAAGTTTTCAGAGTTTTACAGCAAAAAAAACACTATAATGTTTGATGACATAGGAAGAAATTTTCTAATGAACCCACAGAATGGACTAAAG ATAAGGCCTTTTATGAAAGCTCACCTAAATCGAGATAAagacaaagaacttttaaaactaacTCAGTACCTCAAGGAGATAGCAAAATTAGATGACTTTTTGGACCTAAATCACAAATATTGGGAAAG GTATCTGTCAAAGAAGCAAGGACAGTAG